The Brassica oleracea var. oleracea cultivar TO1000 chromosome C7, BOL, whole genome shotgun sequence sequence TCTTCTCATCTTTGAGAAATTGATTTGATTTAATTTGGTAGAGTGTGACGTTTATAGCTATGAAGATAGATATGTAAGACTGTTTTAATGAGAAAGTTTGGGACTTTAGATGTGAATAGAGTGTTTTGATGAGAAAGTTTGGGACTTTTTTGCTGTGGATACTTACAAGAAAAGAGAAAACTTGAAATGGTGTTCCATAGTTCTTGTGCTGAGTTGGTGTATATATATCCATCTATGTAGAAAGAACTCTGCTTTTGTGATGCATTAGCTTATGATTAATGTTTCTGTGTTAATTTCATCTACTTAAGCTTATAGTGAAATTCTGTATTCTTCCAGCTACTAACTAGATAACAACAAGTGGTTGCGTGTATTTACCCATTTGAAGATATCGTCTTTGTTCCTTGGTATGATCCTTTGATTGTGGGGTTCTTGTAGGAGGATGTTGACAGAATCGACAAACTGATTGCTCATGGTGAAGCAGAATACAACAAGTGGCGGCACCCAGATCCTTACATCGGTAAGCATCTCGTCCCATGAATGAATCGTGGGTAGGTTTGATAGGAAGACATGTTTGTTGAAATCCCTCTCAGGCTAGAGAGAACAAGAACTTAACAACTCACTTTTTAATTTGTAGTTCCATGGGCTCCTGGTGGTTCGAAGTTCTGTAGAAACCCGACTCCACCTGCTGGGGTGATTTTTTCTTCTCAGCATTTTCCAATGTCATGATCTCACTCTCTTATTTACAAGTGCTGATCTTCTTTTGTGTTGCGACTGATGCAGATTGAGATCGTGTACAACTATGGTCAAGAAGACAACCCATAAACCTATCTTTCATGTTTTCATACCCATCAATAAAGGTAAGTTTGATAGCTATTAGATGGTCATTGTAACCTACCAAATTAGTTTCGGTTCAGTCTCATTTATGCCATTTCTGTGATAAAAAGCCGCAACAGAACCACAAATTTGCTAAGTCTCGATGGTGTTTGTTATCTATTGCAGATTGAAGCATCATCCGGTGGCTATGGTTCAGAAGATAAAATTCAAGACTTTCAAAGGTTGAAACTTTTGAGTGACAGATTTTCAAAAGATGTTTCGTTTCAATAAGACGCTCTTGTTTCTTGTTTCAACTTGTTTTATATTTCTTCATTATCTAAAACAAGCATGTCATCATGAATCATGCAATTTCATGAAAACTTATCAATAAACAACAAATGTGTGTTCTGTTTTACTTACAATGGCTCATAAATTGTTTGTTCTCCTGTCCTTGTTTTACCAACTTGTCGTCCTTAGCAGTCCAAAATCGCAGCGTATCAACACACTCCAAATCTATTGGATATTCAATCTTGAACCATAGGTCGGAAAATTTGGATAGGTAGGAATGGTATTAGATCGTGTATCCATTATCCAACTTTGGAATCTTGACCGGTCCCAGCACACTTGTGTCGTCACACAACACTTGGGTATTGCCGTATTGGTAAGGACCATGGTCGAGAAATCAAAAAGATCAAGTTGCTAGTAAAAATGCTTATTCCAAACCCAAATTGATATTCTCAAAGCATAGATGTAGTAGGACTGGATTCTACCCAAAGACTGTTGCAATTCTAGCCAAAGAAAATAGAGCTTGATAATAAAAACAATATTATTTTTAAATTTACTCTTAGTAAATATATCATATACAGAGCCTATTATATATTTCAGATTGACAATTTACCACCTTTTTTTTTCCATCTATTATTATTATTGATGGGTCAAAAACTCAGAAACCAAAACATCACAAAAGTCCAAAGGGCAAACTAAAGAAACGTTATGGGTCAAAGCCCAAACAAACATTAACCCGAACCCGGCGCCCCAAAAACCCGAGGCCACAAACCCAACATCCGAAGCCCACTAGGCTTTCCCCATGCACGTGTCGTCCTGTTATGTGTACCAAAACACGTGTTGCACTCCTCACCGATGAGGAACACGTGTTGACGACACCTCCATCTCCCCTGTATCGAGATTCATCACCGGAGCCACCGGTGTTCACCGAAGATACACCGGAAAAAACTCCTCACCATGAATCTAAAGACCCAAACGAAACCTCCTCCAACGGCGATCAAACTCCGCCCTCAAATCCACCAAATCCTTAAAGAGGCCGATCAACTAGAGCAGCCTCGAAGAAGAACGAACCACAGATCTACGCTTCCATAAAACAATCGTCTACGATCGATCCAAGAACAACGAACATGGAGTCTTAAGTCGAGAGTCGATTGAGCAAAGAGAGAACAAAAGCATAGATCGGAAACCGGTAAAAGCCGGCGAAAAACGATGCTGTCAGAGCCACCGCTTCCCGAAGACGTAAGCCGACGAACCGATGCTGACGGAGCCACCAATCCTCGAACCCAAAGCTGGCGACGACGGTGTAGAGAAATCACCGACTCCCAGAAATCAAACCTATAGCACGGAGTTAGAGAAACTCCGACTGAAGTTCATCTCATCCTTTCTCTGTGTCGGATCGAGGAGAAAGGACAGAGCTAAAGGAGAGAGATCTAAGCCTCTGACAATTTACCACCTTATTGAAGGGACGTTGATTTTCACCTAGTGAATATATCATATACATAACCAGTTATCAATGTTAAATGTCATATAATATATCGGCGACAAAACAAACAAACAAACAAAAAGTATACAACTTTTCTTTGTCTATCCTAACACAAACAAAGCACCACCAAACACAAACAACTTTCCTTTGTCTTAAGAATCAAATTTGAAGTTGTATCCTTAACCCCAATAATAAAACAAAAATGAAAAGAAGGTAAAAATGCTACTAGCTTTTAATCTTTCTGTAAAATGATTTTTTTATAATACAATTATTGCATAAACATAATATCAATTATTGCAAGCTACAAAATATCACATTTTGTATGTAACCTACAAGCTATATGTAATATTAATGTTGTTTTTCATAAAAGAAAATGTACTTCATAATCCGTTTAACTGCACTACATTTTTCTTATGTTTATGCAATAATTGATATTTAGTTATAATCTGGTATTTTGTAGCTTGCAGTTTTAAAAGATATAATAAACGTGCTATTCTATCTTCTATAAAAGATGTGGTGCTAAATGAATGCATATGTGTATAATAAATTTCACATTGATGTACCAATTTTTACATTTCGTATAGCGTGATAACCTTTTTTTTATCAATAGCGTGATAACATGCTACGTTAAGATGTATACATTATATAGCCCTATGTTCATGTGCTTGATTGCTCTTTACAATCAATTCTTTTTCATTTTTCTTCAACCAATTCTGATTTCGAATCCATACTAATACTTGCCTTCTCTACCATCGTTATGCGTTTTAAAGAAGAACAAACAAAATAGAGAAAGAGAAGGAAAGAAAAACTATTGTGATGCAATGGTTACCCCTTCCATTGGGATGCATAACTAACAATAACAAGATGGTTCTAACTTCTGCGTTATACTCTCGTGTGGCTCCGGGTAGTTGAACATGATATGAGAGCTGAGAGTATAATTGTCTATATATCTGATGTAAATCATTTTGATCATGCAAATATCTCTTTTCTGGTTCTTATTTCCTAACAAATATGAATTTCATTTCATCTATCACGATGACTAGAAAAGATATCTCTACGCATTCACATATATGCTTCATTTTGTCTGTTCTTATAACTAGATCATTTTTATTGAAATAAAAATTAATTTCACTATAAAGGTCAAGTGATTTTTAATAAATCGTTTAGAATGAAATAATACGAGAGCTAACGACAATTTATTTCTTATTCTTATTGTCACTCGCTTTTTAGAAAAATGATTCCTGTGTTTATAAGTACAACATTGTATAATATACCGACAAACACACACCACAAAGTGACACCATGATCTACAAATAGATAAACATGAACCATAGGATACTATACCATCTTCATCAAACTTTTCTACCTTTAAGTTTGATCTATCTTTTCTGGAGAATTATATGTTTTTTTCTGCGTGATCGCCAACAGCTAGACAACTAAGATGAAAACAACACATTATCTCGAATATGCATTTTCTTTTATTCTTTTGCCCGAAATTACCTTCATGTAAAATTTAATATATTCCACAAAGCGGTCCAGTGAATCAAGAGTAAAGAGATTATTGAATGATGCAACTACCAAAAACACACAAAACATGAGCCACAAATATCTACCATCAGTTGTTCACTGAACCGCTTCCGATCAATAAAGAAGTGAGTCAGTAGCAACACATACATGTCAGAATCTAGCATATGTAATGTGTGTGTGTGTGTTGTCTCACTCTCTCTTTTACTCACAATCGCCCACGTCGCCGTTCATGTCTTCAAGATGCGGCGATACGTAACTGATACAAGGACTACTAGACGAATGAAACGTGTGTATGTAATAAAGGACTACTAAACAAAAGTCTCTGCCATTTCTTTGAACTCTTGTATAATAATGAAAAGAACTTGTAGCACTACGCATACACTTATATTTATTAAATGAAACAAGAACGTTACATTTCAAACATCAAATAACATTACAAAGATCCGAATTTCACAAAAGTACTTTTATTCAGATCCTCTAATTAAAAACCTGAAAAGACAACGATGGATCTCATCATTGTGATTATTTTACTACTTTATTAAAAGAAACATAAGATTAACACAAGAATCCAACAACAAACCGCACACGACCACCTTTCCTCATGCAGAGAGGTAATCAAACCCGTCTTCATCACAGTAGTAAAAGCCAAGGTTACTGACCGCATCCGAAAGAGAGTTGCTCATAGACAATACCTCCTCGGTCGCTAGATATGGCATGTTATGGAACGAACGGTCAAGACAGGCGGCGACATTACCAAACTCATCAACATCTTCTCCTTCACCACCACCTTTGGTATGCATAACTTCCTCTGCTCGGTGCTTCAACGTCTCAAACATCATCTCAGGCTCATGCTGCATTCCTCTAAGAACATCAGCAGAGGACTGTCCAGGCACGGCTCTAGTCACCGCAAAGCCATGAGGCCCATCACTCTGCAAGACACGCACAACACTCGGCCCACCAAACAAATTATGAACTCCACCAAGCGCCTCCTCGTAAGCCCCTCCAAGAAACATCCCCAAGAAGTACCTCCCACCACCACTCTCCAGCTCATGCAACGGCAAGGTGGACTCGCCGCCTATGAACTTATCAATCTTGCCGTCACTATCACACGTCAAATCCGACAAGACGCCACGTGTCCCGGGCCTCTGGTCGAGCTTATGGATGGGGACTATAGGAAACAGCTGCTCAATCCCCCAAAGATCAGGAACCGAAGTGAAAACAGATAAGTTGATATTGTAAGTCTGAACCGGATCCGACCCGCCAATAGCTTTTAAAACCCATTCGCATAACCCATCAACGGAAGCTAACTGCTCAATGCTCAAAACACCGTCTTTAAAGCCTTCAACACATCTCTGCTTCAGCTTGTCAACGTAAAGTAAACACCTTTCTTGATCCCCACGCATCACAGCAGAGTACATCTCCTCGTAATCATCACCTTCAAGCAGGAACTGAATATCATCACGATCAGCTTGATGATTAACCGTTGAGACAGCTTCAAAGATCAACACCGAGTGATGAGAGACGATAGCTCTCCCACTCTCGCTGCATATCACAGGATGCTTCACCGATCTCCTCTCGCATACAAACCTAACAGAAGCTACAACAGCTTCAGCATACTCCTCGAGAGTATAAGCCACGGAGAGATCACTCTCTCCGGACTTGGACCCGTCGTAGTCAATCCCCAACCCGCCACCGATGTCTATAACCTTCATGTTCGCGCCTAGACGGACAAGCTCACAGTAGAGCTGAGCAGCTTCGGAGACACCATCAGAGAGCAAGGAAGTAGATGGGATCTGCGAGCCGATGTGGAAATGCAAAAGCTGGAGACAGTCAAGCATACACGCTTCACTAAGCTTCCTCACCACACGAACTATCTGAGTAGTGGTCAAACCGAACTTCCCCTTCTCACCCGAAGTCGAACCGAAGTGACCAGAGTGTTTTGTCCTAAGCTTGGCTCGTAAACCAATCACAGGCCTCGCGTTCATCTTGTGGCTAAGGTCGATAACAAGATCGAGCTCCTCTTCTTGCTCCAACACAATCACAGTGTTCAACGCTAGCTTCCTTCCCATAAGAGCTAACGAGACGTACTCAGCGTCTTTGAAGCCGTTACAGATAAGAAACGCTTCGTTGTTACCTTTACATAAACAACTCATAGCGAGGAGGATCTCCGGTTTAGAGCCAGCTTCTAAACCGAACCGGAATTGAGATCCGAATCTCACAATGTCCTCCACGACGAACCGGTCTTGGTTGCATTTCACCGGGTACACTCCTTGGTAATGAGACTCGTACCCTTGGCTCTGTACCGCGAAATCGAACGCGGACTGGAGACACTCGAGGCGGTTTTTAAGCACGTCGGGGAACCGGACGATAACCGGGAGCTGTAATCCCAAACCGCCGGTTTGTTTCGGATCCGTTACTTTCGTGACGAGTTTTAATAGATCGATGTCTTGGTGAGGGAGAGTGTTGGAGCCGTGAGGACGAACGGAGATGTTGCCGGAGGAGTTGGCGAAGAAGTAAGGAGCTCCCCATCCGTCGATGCGGTAGAGAGAGGAGGAGAGACAGGGGCTCCACGTGTCGACGGCGGCGGCGGTGGAGGAAGGTTGTGGTGAGGGTGGGATGAACACGTCGGCGGCGTAGCTGTCGACGCAAGCTAAAGCAGGCATCTTTCTTCAACACTCTGTTTTTTTTTTTCTTCGACACTCTGTTTTTGACGAATATAAGGAAAGGTTTGATTTTTTTTTGTTTATTACCAGATGTTGTGAAGGTAAGGGGTTTGAAAACCGCCGAGGCCGGAGCCTCGGCTACCCCCTCAGGAGAAGGCAGAAGATGTATCTGTCGCCGCCGTGAAACCCACCTCGAGCAGCCCGACCTGATCCGAGAATCTCCACGGTGAATGTTTCAGAAGAAAGGTGGAGACTTTAAATTGAAAAAGGGATTTTTTTACGAATTTGAGAAACAACAGATTCTATTCCCCGACCATGCAGAGAGAGAGATATAATTGATTTATATGGAGAGAAGGGGGACGAGAATGTGAAGTTTCTCGGGGAAAATGCAAAGAGAAACAGAGCGGAAAGTGAGGGAGAAGGGTGTGAGATTGATGAAGGGGAAGTGGTATTGTTTATATAGGAGGAGAAGCCTAGTCGGGAGAAGGTGATGACTGAGGCAAGTTGGATTCGGCCCATGGGGCCCATTTCTCTTTTTCTCTTTTTCTCTTTTTCGCCTTTTTTTTTTTTTTTTTTTTTACTTTTTCACTAAATAAAGAAACTGCAAAAAAATCTTACCTTAGGTTTTAGTTTCCCTACGCGACTCTGAGACTACGTCAGTGATTATTCAGGTGCTGTTTTTACATATTAACCCAATGGTGTTTTGCGTTCAGAAAAAAAAAAAACCAATCGTGTTTTTCTAAGTATATTTAGATAAAATTTTCGATTTGATCGTATATCTTGCTGGTCTACACAATTGTTACGGTTATGCCATTCCGTGGAATGAACTTCACGTATCAATTGTAAAAAAAGAGTAAAACAACCGTACAAATATATTTATTTACATATTGATTGTTTCTTCTCCATTGCTCCAAGTTTGTGAACTCCATTGGTCCAAGTTTTTATTCACATTGCATGTACCACACAATTCCTTGGATTATGTGTTCCTTTTGAACATTTTGCATTGATAACCAAATTAATATATTCATACAAAATTCAAAATACGTTTCAAGGTTTTTTGTGACAATGTTAGGAATAAATCGAGAATATTCATTATATCTACGATCATTTTAATAAAACTTTTTAAAATCTATTATATTAAATAAGAAGGATCATAGAGTAACGTTTAGTAGAATTTTAATGTGAAAGATTTTGGATACAGTTTTGGAGAATGTCTAGAAGACAATAACAACTATAATCTTATAATGATCTTGGACTATTACTGGACAACAGGTGGAAGTGAAAATAAATTTCTTTCGATTATTTGAATAACATCTTTTTTTGTTTAATAACATCTGATTTTAATTTACAAATCATCTTTATTCACTTTTAAAATTAATAATCTTTCTTGCAGCTCACTTTGTGCTCGTACATTGAAAATGTTTTTTTTGGTAAAAGCTTATGTTAGATTGATAAAGTCTTTACGATTTTTTTCTGTCACTAGTCTTTATTAAAATAACTAAATTGGTAAAAGCAACGTGTGTTTTATAAATTAGAACTCGCAATGAGATTGGATACGACCGTTGTGTCTTTGCTTTGTGGTGTAGGTAACACTCTGACACATAGCAAATAATTGGTATAGGGGTGCATGTACCTAATGGACCATATATTTTTACATTTTTCTAACAGGTATTTATTTATCGCTTCATAAAAGTTTCCATGTTATCAATGATACAGTTCCTATAAAGAAAGATTAGAAATAAATAGACAATATAATTGACCAAAGAAAAACAATTTCAAATTTATGGAACAAGGTTCCCTTTTGGCACGGCCACTCAGTTACGAGTCGCCGCGTGGTGGTCTTACGTGGGGGAGTAGCTGTGTTATGAAGTTTCCTCTTTGCTAACGGACCATGCTTTATTTGGAAGCATGTAAATAAATTTGTCAGCAGTATAATAATATAATAGTCTTCGTCCAATCGATTTATTTTGCTGTTGAGTGGACATTTTATTCTCTAAGAAAAATAAAAATTAGATTTTTATCGGAAACTAAGAAAATGTTTCTTTGACTTATGATAAAAACCTTATCTTAAGAACCCCAGGTTAATCCTGCTTTTACATCGCCGATTCTTCTTCTTCTTTTTTAACAAAAGTCACCAATTCAATATATAAATTTTCTTGAAATTACTATGAAAAAATATTCTTTTTCTTATCACTCAAAATTATCGTTTTAAAATTTCAATATGCTTTATACTTTCAGCTAAATATTAATTGTAAAATACAATGATCTGAAATGCTACTACTAAAATAGATATAATGAAAATATAAATGCATATTAATCACTCATTTTCTAATATAAGTGAAATGTGTTTAAGTGATATTTTTTAATGAAACAGATGGAGTATCTAGAATAATCAAATGACTGAATGAGATTTCTGCTGTGTTTTCAAGGAGTGAGTTGTGTGTTTTTTATTTGCGCAACTTTAATTGTTTAGTTGTCGCAGTGAATCTGGTGTAATGATTCAAATTTACATTTAATTTAGCGAATGCTGTCAAGAGACTAATAAGTAACGGGACATTGATGTATCGCAGTGGGCGGATGAATGCTATTAAATTTTCTGATTTTCTAATTAAAGTCATCCCATTCCTTATAATTGTGTATTACTTCAATGCTCTTCAACCTCCTCTTTCTAAAGTGTTTGTAATTGTATCGTATTTTTTTGTATATCTACGTGAATAATTTTGCAAACGCAAAAACACTATATATACAACATATCTGAAGTATGAACCAAATATTAAAACCATAATACTTTTCTGTTTTATCATGAGCAACTAAGAGCAGATGAGCATCTGAATCTGAATTTGAGCAACTTACACTTGGAATATGCAGTAGAACGAGGAAAAGAAAACGCGTTAACGGCCGCTTACTGAACGCGGACGCCACACGTACACCACTAACTCTTGTGGCTATCGTAAATAGTGCTCTTTCAATTCATCTTTCATACCACTATTCTATTTCAAAAATATTCGCGTTATCCTCAATTTAATGATATTCGTAATGAGTCATATACATTATACTGTATAATCTTTAAAGTGTGTGGTAGTACATCCCAATATCCCATCGGCCATCGTACGAAAGATATAGCTCTTAATTACGTGACGTGTGATTTGGAGATTCATTGTCATGTGGTTGTGATGGTCATATTAAGGCTACGCAAAAGACTTTGATACTCTCGATACTGCATTCTAATGTGCCGTGTCCAACCCGGCTAACTAAATCCAGCCTTCTTGTTTTATGTTTACCCTATTTATTCTATTTATCTTATCATATATGAATTCATCTGAAGTTTCTGAACAACTTTTCTTTTTGAAAGGTTCTAACCAGGTATGGTATCAACAAAACTATTTAATTTCATGCCATACACAAACAACATTTGAAGCGGATTGTGTTGGTAATGTAAATCGTCCGGTGTACATAACACCAATTTTAATTACTACTATATGGTAATACCTAAAGGCGTTTTGGATCAATAACGGACAACCTTTTTATATGTNNNNNNNNNNNNNNNNNNNNNNNNNNNNNNNNNNNNNNNNNNNNNNNNNNNNNNNNNNNNNNNNNNNNNNNNNNNNNNNNNNNNNNNNNNNNNNNNNNNNNNNNNNNNNNNNNNNNNNNNNNNNNNNNNNNNNNNNNNNNNNNNNNNNNNNNNNNNNNNNNNNNNNNNNNNNNNNNGGGGGGGGGGGGGGGGTTTAATTAATCATATCGTTACTTTATAGAAATGTTTTAGGATTAGTATATATTCAAAACCTATAGAATCGATGAGAAAATTTAGTCCACTTCTATATTAAGTGAACAAATCATTCTATGAAAATATATTTTTCTTTTCTTTTTTTTTTTGTTTTGCGCACAGAAAATATGTTTTCCTAACCTTAGTTTATGTTCAATGCTTTGGTATTTATCAAATATGACAGTCGTCGGCGTATTTGATTTTCTCGTCCATAGATTTGACTCATTTTCAATTTTTCACGCATAAGGGATTCGCTGCATAATCACGTAAAAGACCACTCATCTCAAATTTGTTTGGCTAAACAAACAAAATGCAATAGAGAACCAAAACAAAATAGCAATTAATAAGGTGGCCTTTAAAAATACAAAGTAATTAGCCCCCTTAAAATCAGAAACTTTTGACCTTTTGAAGGAGGTCTATTTGATACTATATTACTTTAACGAAGTGATGTAGAAAACCTAATTTTTCTCTCTCTGGTAACGTAGAAAACCTAATTTTTCTCTCTCTGCTAACGTAGAAAACCTAATTTTTATAGATTACTCTTACAAAGTGATGTAGAAAAAGCTTAGTGGTTTTATCACTACTAAAGAGAAGTAGTGTGTTGTTAGTTTCTTAATGTCTTATTTATCTTATTAGGAATTAGTGAATTACCACAGGCTCTTATCCGAGCAATTAAGAGAAGACCATGTGGTAAACCTCTAGAAATATGTTAGGATGTAAAACAATATATTCAGATTCAAACATAGCACTGATATTAAGGAGCACATCACATGGTCTAAGAGAATTCCATCAGATTATAAAGTTATCTAAGACAATTACTTTTTCATAAGGGCTTATTTGTGGGGATAACCATACAAAAAAATTAGATTTGTAGTAAAAAGGTAGAAAGAGATAGGAGAGAAGGTGGAGTTTTGGTTATTTAGTGAATCATAGATTTTTTGTGTGGTCATTTGGCTTCATTTCCCTTTTCATAATATATTCATAAGACAACAAATATGGATTTTCATAGTCTAAGGGAGGATCCAAAAGGCGGGGTCTTGGTTTGTGGCCCTGAAGTAAATGGCTACTACCATCTCTTCAACCATATATTTAAACAACTAAACACGTTTATGCGTAATTAGAAAATAGCTGTGAAAGTTTACAATTCTAGAAAGATTTATATCACATGAGAAAACTTCCATCTTAAACCAACTACTGGAAATCGTCGTCATAGTCTTTTAAGTAACACATGAATAAAAGTGGGAAAATATTATTTCAAAACTATTACTAGTTTTGATCAAAAAAACAAAAAAAACTATTATTAGTATTACTTTAAAAGTTTAGCACTTAGTACATATTGTCATATTGATTTAAGCTTTTTGGTCTGAAGGATAAACGCATTACGTTTAAGGTGCTATTTGGAATTGAGTGGTACAAGAACTGGAGTGGTAACAATATAATATGTTTAATTAGTGGTGTGACCTAACGATAAAGGTTGCAACCTTGATAAATTTTCACTCGCGTAAAATGATATGTTAAGCTTTTGTGCTCCTAGCTTATTATTCAAACATCAAAGCTTGAAGTTCAAGATATAAAAAACAAAATCACAGAGAAATACTTTTGTGTAAAAGAAAACGATAAGGAAATCAAAACTATGTCAAGGGTCAAACATCAAAGCTTAACTTCTCTTTCAACTTCGGTCACAAAAACTTTTAGCATAAATGAATGTTCATTGTATAGAAACTATAAATAAAATCAAAGTCAAATGGAACTTCTTCAAAGAAAACACAACAGCAAAGCAAACTTCTTTACAAATAAATGTAAAGCAATCAGAGACTCGTCAGGGTTTCAGAAAGCAAACTTCTTTACAAATAAATGTATTTAACTTCCCCAGGACAATACAAGAATACAAAAAACATACCAAGCTCCATCAGAGCTCTTTATTACAGAACCAAATAATAAAGATCCCTACATCGGAGAGCAACCACCGAGAGAGAAATGGGAGAGCGTCCAATAATTTTTTTAGTTTCCCGATGATACATACTAAAGAACGATAGAACAAAACACACAGAAAATAAA is a genomic window containing:
- the LOC106303696 gene encoding NADH dehydrogenase [ubiquinone] 1 beta subcomplex subunit 9 produces the protein MSGVSTAAYFARRAAQKERVRILYRRALKDTLNWAVHRHIFYRDASDLREKFNANQDVEDVDRIDKLIAHGEAEYNKWRHPDPYIVPWAPGGSKFCRNPTPPAGIEIVYNYGQEDNP
- the LOC106306189 gene encoding arginine decarboxylase 2-like, with the protein product MPALACVDSYAADVFIPPSPQPSSTAAAVDTWSPCLSSSLYRIDGWGAPYFFANSSGNISVRPHGSNTLPHQDIDLLKLVTKVTDPKQTGGLGLQLPVIVRFPDVLKNRLECLQSAFDFAVQSQGYESHYQGVYPVKCNQDRFVVEDIVRFGSQFRFGLEAGSKPEILLAMSCLCKGNNEAFLICNGFKDAEYVSLALMGRKLALNTVIVLEQEEELDLVIDLSHKMNARPVIGLRAKLRTKHSGHFGSTSGEKGKFGLTTTQIVRVVRKLSEACMLDCLQLLHFHIGSQIPSTSLLSDGVSEAAQLYCELVRLGANMKVIDIGGGLGIDYDGSKSGESDLSVAYTLEEYAEAVVASVRFVCERRSVKHPVICSESGRAIVSHHSVLIFEAVSTVNHQADRDDIQFLLEGDDYEEMYSAVMRGDQERCLLYVDKLKQRCVEGFKDGVLSIEQLASVDGLCEWVLKAIGGSDPVQTYNINLSVFTSVPDLWGIEQLFPIVPIHKLDQRPGTRGVLSDLTCDSDGKIDKFIGGESTLPLHELESGGGRYFLGMFLGGAYEEALGGVHNLFGGPSVVRVLQSDGPHGFAVTRAVPGQSSADVLRGMQHEPEMMFETLKHRAEEVMHTKGGGEGEDVDEFGNVAACLDRSFHNMPYLATEEVLSMSNSLSDAVSNLGFYYCDEDGFDYLSA